From Aquificota bacterium, one genomic window encodes:
- the topA gene encoding type I DNA topoisomerase, which translates to MKLFIVESPTKAKTIAKYLGKDWIVKATLGHIKDLPPDSLGVDEETLKPTFTWVKGKKKIMDDIKRVAQRADHIFIGTDPDREGEAIAYFVYKELEKLKKPINRVVFYEITKESIKDAVENPTEINQNLVKAQFARRILDRLIGYKLSPHLWKAFKKNTLSIGRVQSPALRLIVEREREILSFRKKEYYYIKVIFEKDGVEFSALWDYRFEKPENAKPYLEKIKDALFEVAGYEEEKEKRQPPAPFITSSLQATANSLLKLSVEQTQRIAQKLYEEGHITYPRTDSHRMNPKKAQEFMKFIEKTYGKEYVGALRKFKEKETAQGAHECIRPTSLQKPPLQGKEKELYELIFKRTLASLMAPAILIKKKAILTPLYEKKKGEEMYFVAKGSELFFDGYLKVYPESLELLALPRLKKGEILKPKKITLEKRQTQPPPRYTEGSLVKKLEELGIGRPSTYAVIVKTLKERGYVVEEKGYLKPTDLAFEVVDFIKEWFPKVVDYKFTSQMEEGLDRVEEGKEDWKEMVRKFFSSLNTFNG; encoded by the coding sequence GTGAAGCTCTTTATAGTGGAAAGTCCTACCAAGGCTAAAACCATAGCCAAATACCTTGGGAAAGATTGGATTGTAAAGGCTACCCTTGGGCATATAAAGGACCTACCACCGGATAGCTTGGGAGTGGATGAGGAAACCCTAAAGCCTACCTTTACTTGGGTTAAAGGCAAAAAGAAGATAATGGATGATATAAAAAGAGTTGCACAAAGGGCTGACCATATATTCATAGGCACCGACCCAGACAGGGAAGGAGAAGCTATAGCCTACTTTGTTTATAAGGAGCTTGAAAAACTAAAAAAACCAATCAATAGGGTAGTCTTCTATGAGATAACAAAGGAAAGCATAAAAGATGCCGTGGAAAATCCCACAGAGATAAACCAAAACCTTGTAAAGGCGCAGTTTGCACGCAGAATCCTTGACAGGCTTATAGGCTATAAGCTCTCTCCACACCTTTGGAAAGCCTTTAAGAAAAACACCCTATCCATAGGTAGAGTCCAATCGCCAGCCTTGAGGCTTATTGTGGAAAGGGAAAGAGAGATATTAAGCTTTAGGAAAAAGGAGTATTACTATATAAAGGTCATTTTTGAAAAGGATGGTGTGGAATTTTCTGCCCTTTGGGACTATAGGTTTGAGAAACCAGAGAATGCCAAACCCTACCTTGAAAAGATAAAAGATGCTCTCTTTGAAGTAGCAGGGTATGAAGAAGAAAAGGAAAAAAGGCAACCCCCAGCACCCTTTATAACCTCAAGCCTACAGGCCACAGCCAACAGCCTCCTAAAGCTTAGCGTGGAACAAACTCAAAGGATAGCCCAAAAGCTCTATGAAGAAGGTCATATTACCTATCCAAGAACAGATAGCCACAGGATGAACCCAAAAAAGGCTCAAGAGTTTATGAAGTTCATTGAAAAAACCTACGGTAAAGAGTATGTGGGAGCTTTGAGAAAATTCAAAGAAAAGGAGACTGCGCAAGGAGCCCATGAATGTATAAGGCCCACAAGCTTACAAAAACCACCTCTGCAAGGAAAGGAAAAGGAGCTTTACGAGCTTATTTTCAAAAGAACTCTGGCAAGCCTTATGGCCCCAGCCATTTTGATAAAGAAAAAAGCCATACTAACACCCCTTTATGAAAAGAAAAAGGGAGAAGAGATGTATTTTGTAGCAAAGGGTAGTGAACTATTTTTTGATGGATACCTTAAGGTCTATCCAGAAAGCTTAGAACTTTTAGCCTTACCAAGGCTTAAAAAAGGTGAAATTTTAAAGCCCAAGAAGATAACCCTTGAAAAAAGGCAAACACAACCACCACCGAGATATACAGAAGGAAGCTTGGTTAAAAAGCTTGAGGAACTTGGCATAGGCAGGCCTTCCACTTATGCGGTTATAGTCAAAACTCTTAAAGAAAGGGGTTATGTGGTAGAAGAGAAGGGTTATCTCAAGCCCACAGACTTGGCTTTTGAAGTAGTAGATTTCATAAAGGAATGGTTTCCAAAGGTTGTAGATTATAAATTTACCAGCCAGATGGAAGAAGGCTTAGATAGAGTAGAAGAAGGAAAAGAAGATTGGAAGGAAATGGTAAGGAAGTTTTTTAGTTCTTTAAACACGTTCAACGGCTAA
- the eno gene encoding phosphopyruvate hydratase — protein MSSIEKIKAREVLDSRGNPTVEVEVILSSGSKGRAIVPSGASTGEKEALELRDHDPKRYLGKGVLKAVDNVNSIIAKELAGLPAENQGLIDKVLIELDGTPNKSRLGANAILGVSMAVARAMANELGISLYRYIGGIRAKRLPVPLMNVINGGVHADNPLDIQEFMIVPVYGERFSEALRCGVEVFHTLKAILKEKGYSTNVGDEGGFAPNIESTEKALDMLMLAIEKAGYKPGEDVLLALDCASSELYYEDELYHIEGKRLNSEELCQFYSKLLEKYPIVSIEDPMAEDDVEGWRLITKELGSKVQLVGDDLFVTNPSIFEEGIREGLANAILIKLNQIGTLTETLKTIDLAQRHGYGAIISHRSGETEDTFISHLAVGTNAGQIKTGSASRTDRIAKYNELLRIEEELSNEAEFGGWEEFSKFKA, from the coding sequence ATGTCAAGCATAGAAAAGATAAAGGCCAGAGAAGTGCTTGATTCTCGTGGAAATCCGACAGTTGAAGTAGAGGTTATACTATCTTCTGGATCAAAAGGAAGAGCCATTGTGCCAAGTGGTGCCTCCACTGGGGAGAAGGAAGCCCTTGAACTAAGAGACCATGACCCAAAAAGATACTTAGGTAAAGGTGTGCTAAAGGCTGTAGATAATGTGAATTCAATAATAGCCAAAGAACTGGCGGGATTACCCGCAGAAAATCAAGGATTAATAGACAAAGTATTGATAGAACTTGATGGCACGCCTAATAAAAGCAGGCTTGGAGCCAATGCCATCCTTGGAGTGAGCATGGCGGTAGCCAGAGCAATGGCCAATGAACTTGGCATAAGCCTTTATAGGTATATAGGTGGTATAAGGGCTAAAAGGCTTCCAGTTCCCTTAATGAACGTTATAAACGGTGGAGTACATGCAGACAACCCCTTAGACATTCAAGAGTTTATGATAGTGCCTGTATATGGTGAAAGGTTTTCTGAAGCTCTTAGGTGTGGTGTAGAGGTTTTCCATACTTTAAAGGCCATACTAAAGGAAAAGGGTTATTCTACCAATGTAGGAGACGAGGGGGGCTTTGCACCAAACATAGAAAGCACAGAAAAAGCCCTTGATATGTTAATGCTTGCCATAGAAAAGGCTGGTTATAAACCTGGTGAGGATGTGCTTTTGGCCTTAGATTGTGCATCTTCGGAGCTTTATTATGAAGATGAACTGTACCATATAGAAGGTAAAAGGCTAAACTCAGAAGAACTGTGCCAGTTTTATTCCAAACTTTTGGAAAAATATCCGATAGTTTCTATAGAGGACCCCATGGCTGAGGATGATGTGGAGGGGTGGAGATTGATCACAAAAGAACTTGGTTCAAAGGTACAGCTTGTGGGTGATGACCTTTTTGTAACCAATCCAAGCATATTTGAGGAAGGAATAAGGGAAGGGCTGGCCAACGCTATACTTATAAAGTTAAACCAGATAGGCACCTTGACAGAAACACTTAAAACAATAGACCTTGCACAAAGGCATGGCTATGGGGCTATAATCTCTCACAGGTCTGGCGAAACAGAAGATACTTTTATATCCCATCTTGCTGTAGGCACGAATGCAGGTCAGATAAAGACAGGTTCGGCTTCTAGGACAGACAGGATAGCCAAATACAACGAGCTTTTAAGGATAGAGGAGGAGCTAAGCAATGAAGCGGAGTTTGGAGGGTGGGAGGAATTTTCCAAGTTTAAAGCCTGA
- the ribD gene encoding bifunctional diaminohydroxyphosphoribosylaminopyrimidine deaminase/5-amino-6-(5-phosphoribosylamino)uracil reductase RibD, which translates to MSDLEFMQRAIDLAKERKGLTHPNPTVGCVIVKDGQIVGEGYHERAGMPHAEVVALQQAGEMARGATLYVTLEPCTHYGRTPPCTDAIIRAGLKRVVIATLDPNPLVSGKGVERLKRAGIEVSVGVLEEEAKRLNEDFFTYITQKRPYITLKWAQSIDGSMATKTGDSKWISSQESRDFAHRLRAEATAVLVGINTALRDDPELTIRAFPWERQPIRIVLDPQLRIREDLKLIRDGKASTIIITASENREKIQRLEEMGVRVLLAPSKDGRLDLKEVLRELYFMEVMHLLVEGGSITHTTFIREGLFDRLWVFVAPLLIGEGKRIGELNVEALQEAKRLRLREIKRFGEDVALEYLNL; encoded by the coding sequence ATGAGCGATCTTGAGTTTATGCAAAGAGCCATTGACCTTGCCAAGGAGCGCAAGGGACTTACACACCCAAATCCAACTGTAGGTTGCGTGATAGTGAAGGATGGACAGATAGTGGGAGAGGGCTATCATGAAAGGGCTGGCATGCCCCATGCAGAGGTGGTGGCACTACAACAAGCTGGAGAGATGGCCAGAGGAGCTACCCTTTATGTAACCCTTGAGCCTTGCACTCACTATGGTAGGACTCCTCCTTGCACCGATGCCATAATAAGAGCCGGGCTAAAGCGGGTGGTTATTGCCACATTGGACCCAAACCCCCTTGTTTCTGGCAAAGGTGTAGAGAGGCTAAAAAGGGCTGGCATTGAAGTGTCTGTGGGTGTGTTAGAAGAGGAGGCAAAAAGGCTAAACGAAGACTTTTTTACCTACATAACGCAAAAGAGGCCTTACATAACCCTAAAGTGGGCCCAGAGCATAGATGGGTCTATGGCTACAAAAACGGGAGATAGCAAATGGATAAGTTCTCAAGAGTCAAGAGATTTTGCTCACAGGCTAAGGGCGGAGGCAACGGCCGTGCTTGTGGGTATAAACACAGCCTTAAGAGATGACCCTGAGCTAACCATAAGGGCCTTTCCTTGGGAAAGACAGCCCATAAGGATAGTCCTTGACCCACAGCTTAGGATAAGGGAAGACTTAAAGCTGATAAGGGATGGCAAGGCATCTACCATAATAATAACGGCCAGTGAAAACAGGGAAAAGATACAAAGGTTGGAAGAGATGGGTGTAAGGGTCCTTTTGGCACCTTCAAAGGATGGGAGGTTGGATCTGAAGGAAGTTTTAAGGGAGCTTTACTTTATGGAGGTTATGCACCTTTTGGTGGAAGGGGGTTCTATTACCCATACCACTTTTATAAGAGAGGGGCTTTTTGACAGGCTTTGGGTATTTGTAGCACCCCTTTTGATAGGAGAGGGCAAGAGGATAGGAGAACTTAATGTAGAAGCTTTGCAAGAGGCCAAAAGGCTACGCCTCAGGGAAATAAAAAGGTTTGGAGAAGATGTAGCCTTGGAGTATCTTAATCTTTGA
- the trmD gene encoding tRNA (guanosine(37)-N1)-methyltransferase TrmD — MKFFVLTIFPQVINCYAEYGIVRQAIKKGSLELYTVDIRRYAHKGQVDDTAYGGHPGMVIKPEPVFLAYEELLKTHGRPHTIIPQPWGKRIDQGDLDRLSELESIAVICGRYEGLDERISTLADEELSLGDFVLAGGELFALVLLEGIARLLPGVLSEPESIKRDSFRRWLGSPVYTRPPEFRGMRVPDVLLSGNHQLIRLWELWHSVERTLRLRPDLVPKDLTELESSILTAIKEGLTFEGWLERVGYEKAIRMLKD; from the coding sequence ATGAAGTTCTTTGTGCTTACTATTTTTCCTCAGGTGATAAATTGTTATGCAGAGTATGGCATAGTAAGGCAAGCCATAAAGAAGGGATCGCTTGAGCTTTATACCGTAGACATAAGAAGGTATGCACATAAGGGACAAGTGGACGATACGGCCTACGGCGGTCATCCCGGTATGGTTATAAAGCCCGAACCTGTCTTCTTGGCATACGAAGAGTTGTTAAAAACGCATGGAAGACCACATACCATAATTCCACAGCCATGGGGCAAAAGGATAGATCAGGGAGATTTAGATAGACTTTCAGAGCTTGAAAGTATAGCCGTAATATGTGGAAGGTATGAAGGCTTGGACGAAAGGATAAGCACTCTTGCCGATGAGGAGCTGTCTTTGGGAGATTTTGTTTTGGCAGGGGGAGAGCTTTTTGCCCTTGTGCTTTTGGAAGGCATTGCAAGGCTTTTGCCCGGCGTTTTGAGTGAGCCAGAAAGTATAAAAAGAGATTCTTTTAGAAGATGGCTTGGCTCTCCAGTTTATACAAGGCCCCCGGAATTTAGAGGAATGAGGGTGCCGGATGTTCTCCTCTCCGGAAACCACCAGCTTATAAGACTTTGGGAGCTTTGGCATTCCGTAGAGAGGACCTTAAGGCTAAGGCCGGACCTTGTGCCAAAGGACCTAACAGAGTTAGAAAGCTCCATTCTTACAGCCATAAAGGAGGGCCTTACCTTTGAGGGCTGGCTTGAAAGGGTAGGCTATGAGAAGGCGATAAGGATGCTCAAAGATTAA
- a CDS encoding tyrosine-type recombinase/integrase codes for MDRLLDLWLKSLSRAKSQRTIITYKTCLSTFQKHLGEGKSLLEAEQGDIYSYIDSTNLSVSSILTHLSAIKHFYRFAFRRGWLDKERYSDIESVIEDIRDEFSTSRLQRSPRALTKEELQRIFQSVKNTKYERVYTLFLYSGIRLSEYAKLSSEFFRKDSEGIYWLRLPAEITKRKKERMVPLIGPTKEESLEISQKLDLWLEDYEKYIKVNTGSLQVFTNRLSQRLGIPFSVHSFRHTYITNLVNAGFPAEVVKEFAGHSNVKTTIDIYYRFSQDRAKNLVKSFLR; via the coding sequence ATGGATAGGCTTTTGGACCTGTGGCTTAAAAGTCTAAGCAGGGCAAAAAGCCAGAGGACCATAATAACTTACAAAACGTGCCTTAGCACCTTTCAAAAGCATTTGGGAGAGGGTAAAAGCCTGCTTGAGGCGGAACAAGGAGATATATACTCTTACATAGACTCCACAAACCTTTCTGTGTCTTCCATACTTACACATCTATCTGCCATAAAGCACTTTTACAGGTTTGCCTTTAGAAGGGGTTGGCTTGATAAAGAACGCTATTCGGATATAGAGTCTGTAATAGAGGATATTAGGGATGAGTTTTCTACTTCAAGGCTCCAAAGGAGCCCAAGGGCGCTTACAAAGGAAGAACTCCAAAGAATATTTCAATCTGTAAAGAACACAAAATACGAACGGGTTTATACACTCTTCCTGTATAGTGGTATTAGGCTATCCGAGTATGCAAAGCTCAGTAGTGAGTTCTTCCGTAAAGATTCAGAAGGTATATACTGGTTGAGGCTTCCCGCGGAAATCACCAAAAGGAAGAAGGAAAGGATGGTACCTTTGATTGGCCCCACAAAGGAAGAAAGCTTAGAGATAAGCCAAAAGCTTGACCTTTGGCTTGAAGACTACGAAAAATACATAAAAGTAAACACAGGGTCCTTACAAGTTTTTACCAACAGGCTATCTCAAAGGCTTGGTATTCCTTTCTCAGTTCATAGCTTCCGGCATACCTACATAACAAACCTTGTTAATGCTGGCTTTCCTGCGGAGGTGGTAAAGGAGTTCGCCGGCCACTCTAACGTAAAGACCACCATAGACATATACTATAGGTTTAGCCAAGACAGGGCCAAAAACCTTGTAAAGAGCTTTCTTAGATGA
- a CDS encoding SpoVG family protein, giving the protein MKVELVNFYPFEVSSKRPRILAYADVRLDGKILIRGIRLYEAKNGGLFIVMPEFSPESRRAIVEIEDRELLEKIRRVVVDRYKESLS; this is encoded by the coding sequence GTGAAAGTAGAACTGGTTAATTTTTATCCCTTTGAAGTATCTTCAAAGAGGCCAAGAATATTGGCTTATGCGGATGTAAGGCTTGATGGCAAAATACTTATAAGGGGCATAAGGCTATATGAAGCCAAAAACGGAGGGCTTTTTATAGTTATGCCTGAGTTTAGCCCAGAGAGTAGAAGGGCTATAGTGGAGATAGAGGATAGGGAGCTTTTGGAAAAGATAAGGAGGGTGGTGGTGGACCGTTATAAAGAGAGTCTTTCATGA
- the def gene encoding peptide deformylase — MVRDIVRFPHPVLKTPTQRVDVIDKEIKELIRDMFETMYHAEGVGLAANQIGVSLSIMVIDTTPKKESPPLKLVLINPEVIEAQGTTKYKEGCLSFPGLTVEVERYKSVKVKALNENGEEHIYHLEGFPAIVFQHEMDHLEGITFIDRVNGLRRRLALERYAKLQKQR, encoded by the coding sequence ATGGTAAGGGATATAGTAAGGTTTCCACACCCTGTACTCAAAACACCCACACAAAGAGTGGATGTTATAGATAAGGAAATAAAAGAGCTTATCAGGGATATGTTTGAAACCATGTATCACGCAGAAGGCGTTGGCCTTGCCGCAAACCAGATAGGTGTTAGCCTTAGTATTATGGTTATAGACACCACGCCAAAGAAAGAAAGCCCACCCTTAAAGTTAGTTCTGATAAATCCAGAAGTTATAGAAGCCCAAGGTACTACAAAGTATAAAGAAGGTTGTCTTTCCTTTCCGGGCCTTACAGTAGAGGTGGAGAGGTATAAGAGTGTGAAGGTAAAAGCCCTTAACGAGAATGGAGAAGAGCATATATACCATCTGGAAGGCTTCCCAGCCATAGTTTTCCAGCATGAGATGGACCATTTAGAAGGTATAACCTTTATAGATAGGGTAAATGGTTTAAGAAGGCGTTTGGCCCTTGAAAGGTATGCCAAACTTCAAAAACAAAGGTGA
- a CDS encoding DUF2173 family protein, translating into MATLSKLKELMSIPGAIAAGEFSDDGRLLAYYGNIDEKSAEIAAMMCAANKLMGSMQAKGWSAYTGQGGFYPVCGFAVAGGKYAACIMGNVGVFVELDKADFDKTFEILSKYI; encoded by the coding sequence ATGGCCACACTTAGCAAGCTAAAAGAGCTTATGTCCATACCAGGGGCGATTGCCGCAGGAGAGTTTTCCGATGATGGCAGGCTTCTTGCCTACTATGGCAACATTGATGAGAAGTCTGCAGAGATAGCCGCTATGATGTGTGCGGCCAACAAGCTTATGGGTAGTATGCAGGCAAAGGGCTGGAGCGCATATACGGGACAGGGTGGTTTTTATCCTGTTTGTGGCTTTGCTGTAGCGGGTGGCAAGTATGCTGCCTGCATAATGGGCAATGTGGGAGTTTTTGTAGAGCTTGATAAAGCAGACTTTGACAAGACCTTTGAAATCCTTTCCAAATACATCTAA
- a CDS encoding DUF2173 family protein produces the protein MANLDRLMQIKGVWAAGEFTNDGKLVAYKGNISEEQAAMAAEMCAANNAMAKMQCDGYTAFSGQEWTPLHGWALTGPKYSVCVMGNVGVFVNNDEVSFNEVFKALREEAGR, from the coding sequence ATGGCAAACCTTGACAGGCTTATGCAAATTAAAGGTGTTTGGGCGGCAGGTGAGTTTACCAACGACGGAAAGCTTGTAGCTTATAAGGGCAACATATCCGAAGAGCAGGCTGCAATGGCCGCTGAGATGTGCGCAGCCAACAACGCTATGGCAAAGATGCAGTGCGACGGATATACAGCCTTTTCTGGCCAGGAGTGGACACCACTGCATGGGTGGGCCCTTACCGGTCCCAAGTACTCTGTGTGTGTAATGGGTAATGTGGGTGTGTTTGTAAATAACGACGAAGTGTCTTTCAACGAAGTATTTAAGGCGTTGAGGGAAGAGGCAGGGAGGTAG
- a CDS encoding SCP2 sterol-binding domain-containing protein → MYKFLSEDWIRAYAEEWNKNEKLKSDLRDFSASIKYYVEGKEGEAVELIVEKGIAKSAGKANSQSYDFELWASPENWKKLATGEMGPRAAMLTKRLKFKGSMITAMKYMSAFEESLRMMSKVPTLW, encoded by the coding sequence ATGTATAAATTTCTTTCTGAAGATTGGATAAGAGCTTACGCGGAAGAATGGAACAAAAACGAAAAATTAAAATCGGACCTTAGGGATTTTTCCGCAAGTATAAAATACTATGTGGAGGGGAAGGAAGGAGAAGCTGTAGAACTCATTGTAGAAAAGGGCATAGCAAAATCTGCAGGGAAGGCCAACTCTCAAAGCTATGATTTTGAACTTTGGGCAAGCCCAGAAAACTGGAAAAAACTCGCCACCGGAGAGATGGGGCCACGTGCTGCCATGTTAACAAAAAGGCTGAAGTTTAAAGGTTCTATGATAACAGCTATGAAATATATGTCTGCTTTTGAAGAAAGCCTTAGGATGATGTCTAAGGTGCCAACATTGTGGTAG
- the uvrC gene encoding excinuclease ABC subunit UvrC: MISLDVLQKAPDKPGVYIFKKGKKALYIGKAKSLRDRLLQHYKLAEKDGKERAIINNSTDVEWIITRNTYEALTLEVDLIQLHKPRYNVLHKYGGGYPLLLITNETFPTIKVVRGTDHKGQLFGPFFSTSKARRVKRLIHKVFKLRTCDPMPIRKEPCMDYHLGLCSAPCCGLVDKDSYNLSVKSAIALLSGDVSQVLEELYSRIEVEMQNLSFERCAMLRDQIQALENLSKGQRVSGLEYSNADIIYQMGRLVGLFLIRSGRLVDKQVITLDKEEELEEFLLGFYYTSPLPKNLMVNFEISEEALWWLRQRGTFNLIKEIDRGLEELIRENLGHQLDPELLRGEFNRLLNMGLPERIEGFDISHFYGDYTVGSCVVWEMGDMNKKAYRRYKIKTFKGVDDYRALEEVLSRRAKRLKEGEEKMPDLWLIDGGYGQLNVALRVRDKFSLPIKVLALAKEEEILICEDGKEIELKKYPILYRIFGLIRDEAHRFALTYNRKLRLKESMQDVLDKIKGIGEVKKRLIYRNFENLYEFIKADDQSLKKLGINPSLKQEVAKYLND, from the coding sequence ATGATAAGCCTTGATGTGCTTCAAAAAGCACCAGACAAGCCTGGCGTGTATATCTTTAAAAAGGGTAAAAAGGCTTTATACATAGGCAAAGCAAAAAGCTTAAGGGATAGACTTTTGCAACACTATAAGCTAGCAGAAAAGGATGGCAAAGAGAGAGCCATAATAAACAACTCAACGGATGTGGAGTGGATAATAACACGCAACACTTACGAAGCCCTAACACTTGAAGTGGACCTAATACAACTTCACAAACCACGCTACAATGTGCTTCATAAGTACGGTGGAGGCTATCCCTTATTGCTTATAACCAATGAAACCTTCCCTACCATAAAGGTAGTAAGAGGCACAGACCACAAGGGACAGCTCTTTGGTCCCTTCTTCAGCACATCCAAGGCAAGAAGGGTAAAAAGGTTAATTCATAAAGTTTTTAAGCTTCGCACCTGCGACCCGATGCCTATAAGAAAGGAACCCTGCATGGATTACCATTTGGGTCTATGTTCTGCACCCTGCTGTGGTCTCGTAGATAAGGATTCTTATAATCTTTCTGTAAAGTCTGCAATAGCACTTCTTTCTGGAGATGTTAGCCAGGTGTTGGAGGAGTTGTATTCAAGGATTGAAGTAGAGATGCAAAACCTAAGCTTTGAAAGATGTGCCATGCTTAGGGATCAAATACAAGCATTGGAAAACCTATCAAAGGGTCAAAGGGTATCGGGGCTTGAGTATTCCAATGCGGACATAATCTACCAGATGGGAAGGCTTGTCGGTCTATTCCTTATAAGGTCTGGAAGGCTTGTGGACAAGCAGGTAATAACCCTTGATAAGGAAGAGGAGTTGGAAGAATTTCTTTTGGGATTTTATTACACCAGCCCATTGCCAAAGAATCTTATGGTAAATTTTGAAATATCAGAAGAGGCCCTTTGGTGGCTAAGACAAAGAGGAACCTTTAACCTTATAAAGGAAATAGATAGAGGTCTGGAGGAGTTAATAAGGGAGAACTTGGGACACCAATTGGACCCAGAACTCTTAAGGGGAGAGTTTAACAGGCTTTTGAATATGGGCTTGCCAGAAAGGATTGAAGGCTTTGACATATCCCATTTCTATGGAGATTATACCGTTGGGTCTTGTGTAGTGTGGGAAATGGGAGATATGAATAAAAAGGCTTACAGAAGGTATAAGATAAAAACATTTAAAGGCGTAGATGATTATAGAGCCCTTGAGGAAGTGCTTTCCCGCAGAGCAAAAAGGCTAAAAGAAGGTGAAGAGAAGATGCCAGACCTTTGGCTCATAGATGGTGGCTATGGGCAGCTTAATGTGGCATTAAGGGTAAGGGACAAGTTTTCTCTACCTATAAAGGTCCTTGCCCTTGCAAAGGAGGAAGAAATTCTAATATGTGAGGATGGGAAAGAGATAGAGCTTAAAAAATATCCCATCCTCTACAGGATTTTTGGCCTCATAAGGGATGAAGCTCATAGGTTTGCTTTGACATATAACAGAAAGCTTAGACTAAAAGAAAGTATGCAGGATGTGTTGGATAAGATAAAGGGCATAGGCGAGGTGAAAAAGAGGCTAATCTACAGGAACTTTGAAAATCTGTATGAATTTATAAAGGCGGACGACCAAAGTTTAAAAAAGCTTGGTATAAACCCATCTTTGAAGCAAGAAGTGGCCAAATACCTTAATGATTGA
- a CDS encoding DUF3040 domain-containing protein, whose amino-acid sequence MDRLDRIKELVEKKTKEEEIAYKLASLEEKEREEILAQVEREDPELAKRLRKRIEKIGMYSFLDLNWVRRRYSEWGIYSGIALSIFSVLTLSGILLYLAGVIKEQFYVFFLPLILSWLIAIPIYLLLPRKIKDKILRYYLKEDIRLK is encoded by the coding sequence ATGGACAGGCTTGACAGGATAAAAGAGCTTGTGGAGAAAAAGACAAAAGAGGAGGAGATAGCCTATAAACTTGCAAGTCTTGAGGAAAAGGAAAGAGAGGAGATACTGGCACAGGTGGAGAGGGAAGACCCTGAGCTGGCGAAGAGGCTAAGGAAAAGGATTGAGAAAATTGGAATGTATAGTTTTCTTGATTTAAATTGGGTGAGACGGCGATATTCGGAATGGGGAATTTATAGTGGCATTGCTCTCTCTATATTTTCAGTGCTTACTCTTAGTGGTATATTGCTTTATTTGGCTGGTGTTATAAAAGAGCAATTTTATGTCTTCTTTTTACCCCTCATACTCAGCTGGCTTATAGCCATACCAATCTATCTGCTACTTCCTCGCAAGATTAAGGACAAAATTCTCAGATACTATCTTAAAGAAGATATAAGGCTAAAATGA